Proteins encoded within one genomic window of Vicia villosa cultivar HV-30 ecotype Madison, WI unplaced genomic scaffold, Vvil1.0 ctg.000650F_1_1_2_unsc, whole genome shotgun sequence:
- the LOC131630152 gene encoding MLP-like protein 34, with amino-acid sequence TYVIDGEIHTCNESIEEVDDENKKITYKLFGGDIDNFTVFKLILEVINKADGTAAVKWTIDYVKINEDVDTPNGWMDYLSKSTRDIDGHLVKGERVAL; translated from the coding sequence ATGGTGAGATACACACATGTAATGAAAGTATTGAAGAAGTTGATGATGAGAACAAAAAAATCACTTACAAGCTATTTGGTGGAGATATTGACAACTTTACTGTTTTTAAGCTCATTCTTGAAGTGATTAATAAGGCTGATGGCACTGCTGCTGTTAAATGGACTATTGATTAtgtgaaaatcaatgaagatGTTGATACTCCAAATGGCTGGATggattaccttagcaaaagcacTAGAGACATTGATGGCCATCTTGTCAAGGGAGAAAGAGTTGCATTATAA